From the Candoia aspera isolate rCanAsp1 chromosome 3, rCanAsp1.hap2, whole genome shotgun sequence genome, the window TGCATAGGCAGTGATGTTAGGCCAAATGTCTTGGCTGACTCTGCTTAACTGTAATCACAGTCTAGTTGAAAACTGGGATGATGTGAGAAGAAAACATAGATCAACACAGGGTGACCTTTGGACTGCTACTAAACTTCTAGTCTCTCACCTGAGCACAGTTAAAAATAAGCAAGAGGCTGAGACTCTTCAGAGCAAAATACTACACCATCTGTAGAGATAATCCCCTAGCCGGAAGTTTAGCTGCAGTTCATTCTGTATTGAGAAAAGACAAAAGGACTGGGGGGAAAACTGAGTATGCTCTGGGCCAAAAGAATGGAGGCGCTGTCTCAGGGGAACAGACTGGATAAGATGGGAGAAATAATTGGCTTTTCTACATTTGGTACTTCAGTTTAGTCTCTGCTGAACCCAAAAGTTGTTGTTCTGGCCACTGACAACTCTGCAAAATCGTTATGTCCGTGGCCTTGAATCCTAAGCCATGCTTTGGGCATGAAAACATGAATTCAAGCCATTCTCAGAAAATCATCCGTTTGGCACATTCCTAGAATTTAAGAATTATCCAAGGGCTATGTTTGGATGATGCAATAATTCATAATATCCTTCACATCATTACTcgcctcctttttctttctcccagctcCCATACCTTATTGATGGTGAAAGAAAGATTACCCAGAGCAATGCCATCCTGCGATACATTGCGCGCAAGCATAAGATGTGTAAGTTGTTTAGATTCCCCTTCAGTGTTGCcttaaaatgaaaatgatttcCTTAAAATAATTGCCCAGAAGCAGACTCTTACTTTTGCAGGACATTGTGTTGCCACAGGTGGTGAGACTGAAGAAGAAATGACCAGGGTGGACATGCTTGAGAACCAGCTCATGGATTTCCGAATAGCCTTTGCAACCTTGTGCTACAGTCCAGATTTTGTGAGTGTTGtgctttctgtctttcttcaAAATAGTATCAGACTGTAACAGATGATCTGAAGATCGGTTTGGGGTTGTTTTGGAGCAAGAGTGCAGATTGCACAATTAATCAACCCTCTAttcctggggtgggaaggggagagaaaagtTCTGTGTTAGTCAGCAGAGGGAAGGgggcaaaaagagaaaaatgggaagTTGCTAAGTCCAAGGTTTCACAACGGTCTGGCTAGAAGCCAGCCTGTACATAATTGTCTCTTTTTGCAGGAAAAACTGAAGCCTGAGTATTTGGAGTTACTACCTGGGAAGCTCAAGCTGTATTCTCAATTTCTGGGGGACAGGAAGTGGTTTGCAGGAAAAATGGTATTTATGCTATAGGTGACCTACAAAGAACTGAGATATTTGACACATTTTAttcttccatttaaaatatttttccatccTTAATTTTTCCAGCTCAGCTACGTAGATTTCATTGCTTATGATTTGTTTGATGCCCATCAAATGCTGGAGCCAAAGTGCTTGGATCAGTTCCCAAATCTGAAGGAGTTCCTTCATCGCTTTGAGGTGAAATATACTCGGCCTTATGCATGAATCTCTACCAATAATTACTGAAAGTTTACAATAGCAAAGGGAATATGATTTTCATCCCAATTAAGCCAGACTTCCCAGGCATTAATCTAATAGTGCTCAAATGGGATGTAAGCCAGGATCTTTGCAGCAAAGTCAGCATGCAGCAGTTTAAGGGGAGGGTCTAAGAATATTTACTAAGACCTATAGAAGAACTTGAGCAACCTAAATTCCTTTGAACTCTCTAATTCCCATACTCAGTAGCTGCCTTTTGACATTACTGAAATGTCACGTACAACTTCATGTTAAAAATCCTTGGTTGACATTTATCCTATACAATGTTGTTTCAAAGATTGCTACTTTATGTGTTGGAgtattgggggtgggtggctgtATTTGAAGgcatttctatttcattttttcagcCAAAAATATCTCAGGGGTATAGAGatcaaagacaataataaaaaccCATAGTCTCTGCCTTTAGAGGGATGTGCACATCTTGAAATTATTCAGAAGGCAAAGGAATAAACATGCCGCTGCTCTCCCTTTCTTTGGACTGAAGGATGCATGTAAACAGAACTCTGTTTTTCTGCTTCATCTGGGTTCTATTCTGATGACATTTTTATAAGTTGcattaaaaagaatagaaaactgccagctttcatttcttctgaaaaTGGTTAGCTCCTGCTGCAGTGACAAGGGACAATAGCTTCCAAGACCTTGACAGGAGTTGATAACTTGACTGAGGTTCCTGTAGcagtctcagcaggtggcagcatctggccaaCCTTGCCTGGGCTCAGAAGCTCAGCTGAACTGGGACTATGGATGGGAGATCTCCAGCTTCAGGGAgtcccaaggctgtaggctagacaggGAAGTGGAAACACTCCAAAGAAAGCGTAGAAAACCATTTCCGTACCATTGCTAAGAAAAGGGCATGATTGTGTGCAGTCACCTAGAGTGAAACGTGATTCAACAGCATCTTTATTTTTAGAGATCTGGGTTTGTAGGATGTCTGCTTAATACATCataaatcacttttatttttcttgtgagAGAAAAGGCTACTGACAGTTATTAACAAAAGTCTTGGGCTATGGCTTAGTCTTGTAACTTTTTTAGCTCTTCCTGTTCAAACGCTAGAAACCTGTGTTTGATACATTTATTAGTAAAGTTGTTTTTCTCTGGTGATTGTACATGTCAGTGCTAGTTCTGGACGTAAAGAATAAAATAGGCTATTGCTCCTTATCCCTAACCTtatcttcccctctctctctcatatgcaCTTGTGTTTTGAGTACTAGAGAGAATTCCCTAATAGCTCACTTATTCTTCTCCAGAATGTAAGTATTCTGTGCTCTTAGAGTAGTGTTTGGTTTTGGCTGTTGCAAGCACTTCGCTAGAAATGTAGCCACAGTGACTGGGTTGACACAATTTAAATCAGTCTTCACCAGCCTGGCATCCACCACCTGTCTTGGGACTGCAACatgcagaattcccagccaacatggcaaaTGGCTTCCAAACACGTTTGAGGAATGTGGCTTTAAACAATTATATGCTTTGTTAAATTTTGGCTTAGGGTGTTCTTTGAATCAAGCCATTGTGGTTGTACACCAAGGGCTACGGCTTTTTCAGAAAATCATCATTAATGCTATGTGTGAGCCCAGCCGTTGTGTGCTACATGCTGTGAAACTGAAAAGTCCTCACTTCTCACAGAATGGGGTAGAATGTACAGATAGTCTTAGCATCGGTCATTCAGTCTTTGCAGGAGAGAATGGATGAAATGGTGGCAAAGGTCTTCATCAACTCTATGTGTTATAAAGTTACCATCTCTCCCATCATGCAAACACATAGCTAATTAAAAGCAACAGCAATATAGCTTTTCAGATACTAAACATACATCTGTGGTCTTGTTCATAAGCCTAGCTTAGACTGTTGTGCTGCATAATGACAACACTAGGCAATGACAAATATCCTTCTACTGGCTTTCTCTGTAGGCCTTGGAGAAGATTGCTGCCTATGTAAAATCGAGCCGCTGCATAAAGACTCCCATCTTTTCGAAATGTGCCTTTTGGGGCAACAAAAAAGTCTAGAGGAGACCACAAGCCTCGCAGGGGTAGCAACTGTACACACCGTATGAGTGAGAGGCCTTGAGTCACTCATAATTCCTCCGTAGGTTCAAACTTCATTATGTTTCTAAGACACATGTCCACCTAATAAAGACTATAAGGAactgaaaaatagtctttgtttCTTAATTCCTCCTTGGTCTGTTTCCCCACTTTAAATCTGGGCTCCAATGTTGCCAGCAAAAgaggtttatttttttataatatggACAGAAATGTACTAAACTATGTTATTCCATAATGAGACATTGCTTCCTTCAATAGGGAAAGGCAGATTAAGTGCATGAGGAGCACTTTCATACTATCACTGTTTCTATTCCCCaacctctacagcagtgtttctcaaccttggcaattttcagatgtgtggactccaacaccagaattccccagccagcgtgttTAATAAAAGCCATCTGTCTTCACTTATTAACTCAGAAACGCTGAGAAAAGGagcaaatctctctctccccaccccaccagctGCCCTAGTTCTTGCAACAAAGGAAAAACCCACTCTctacagaaaggaaagcaaaaaactAGGCAGCTCGGACAAAAGAAAGGAGAACTTAACGAAGTAGTTTCAATTCCACCCTGCTCTCATTCTCTGGGCTACTGGGAGATAAGAAGAAAAGAACTGGATTTGCTACAGCAGCTGAAGCtctggaagaagagggaagggggaGGCTCAGCTGTCCTACTAGGCCACTCTGATGGGTGGCCTCCCGTTGCCCTGAGCCATCCCTCTTCTACTCTGCTGTCCAAAGTGCTTCAAGGCTGGGCATATCAGGTTCTCCCGCAGCAGCTGCTAAAGCCACCCACCCTGGAAGGCCTTCAGTGCAGGTGGGCCAAGGGTCTCTGAAAGTGGGCAGCTACAGCAGGGGCAGATAGCAGGAGATTCCCATTCTGAAGGTCCCACATAGCAGCTGCAGCAAGAAAAgtaggtgctgctgctgctgcacattCACCCTAAAGCCCCCTTGGCATGAGCTGGCTGGGCCAGTGATGCTGCATGGTGGCGATTATGAAGTCTGGTGGCCTCTTTAATGTAGTGAAGCAGGTCACCTCCATCACCTTGTGAAATCACAGCatgcttcttttatttcttactaTTTTTAGGCGGGGGTTGACCAAATGGGTGTGGAAGGAGAGGCAAACCAACCAGTCTAGATGGGTCAGGGAGAGACCTGTAGCCAGACCCTCCCCATTCCTGTGGGAGTACTTAATTGGGGGGGGTGTCTCCTTGCTGGCTGATGACCTGCAGAAATGTGAtggcagcaaagccagaggagaaaGCTAATCTCTTCACCTATCTGCACACACTCACCCCTAGCCTCTCCTGATTCAGAACAGCTGAAACACTGGAAAATCAGGATTGGCAGTGGGATTGCTAATTTCATGGCAGCAGTGGATAGCCCTTGGATTCCATAATGGGAAAATTGAGAGGGTGACATACAATTTTCCACAGGGATTGAGAAATCTGAAATCCCCTTCCAAGACTATGAACtgcaccccccctttttttttgagggggtcTGCATGTTATAAAGCTGTTTTGGATAGAGCATCTACTTCtgatgctgggatgtgtctatCATGGTAAATTAGATGCATACATGAATACAATTTATAGTGCTTACCAGCCATTTAAGATTTAATACAGCAGAAAGtaatttccccccttccccctgagactaggctgaagctgccataactaaagatgaagcaggcacctAAGCAGAAAGGACAAAaggccaggaatcttgtctataaGATCCCTTTAgaggaggtagataagaaggaaacaaaggaaaaatgtcacctgaaccagacaaaggaagttgagCACATGAAACCTCCCCTcacccaatcccatcaacagctaccagacttgtaaataagcaaggcaagagtagctgctggtcttgtgaatcaacaaagcaaggacttttggggataaagcCCGCCGACTCCTGGAGTCCCCTTTGGATCCAGGCCTGgcggcttctgtccctctagctagtgcctggcagcctagctgAGAAGGATGTAGCTAAGTGGATGAgcgtgtgcgtgtgcgcgtgtgagaaagagcaaatgtaccttgcaaccagtaaagttttgctgttactttaaattcactgggtctccgtgtattacaaagaacctgATGTGTCTCAGTGTtgggttggaagtgatttgtgtgggTCCCTAACtattcccggctgttgaccagggccgTGTGTCTTGTCTActcaagctgcacctatctggaaaacccaggtagaaagcaaggggggctgacaagatcctcATGCTCCAActggctgtgagtgtgtgagtgagtgaccataagccaaacctgggagcgcAGGTAACACCCCCCTTATCAACCCCAAATGATTCTTTCTTCTAACAACATGAAAAAAATTCCATAATGAATTCTAGAATTGCCACATACACAGCTTAAGTCAAGtcattattttgttcttttgcatTTTACTTGTTCTCTTCAGTCTATGTCGTATCTTCTGCCCTTTGCCAAAACTTGGAGAAAGAATGAACGTCCCTGTAATCACATGCAACACTGTATCAAGTGGGGAAGGGCACTTCACCAATGCACACAAACTGTGCCAATGAACACTGGGAAAGTTGATACGGAAGAACTGAAAACTGCACCAGCTCAATGAATTTGTGCTGTCTGGGACTCTACACACATTTGgatgaaaaacaaaaaggtgGAACAAGGGATCAATAATTCCACTTCAGCTGGTACTATGCAAGTAGAATCatgtggatggggaaaaaaatgggatacttgtaaaatgtattttgaaaatatCCCTGATTTAAAGTGTCACATTAGATGGTAGCACCTAGCAACCCTGAATGATTTGGAAAATGCTAAACAGAGTCAAACCTCGTTAGCACATGGATGGATgatcagggatgtctgcagggaatggtcaaaaaggtcaagatggtggtcacaatggtgcaattgaagttttttttaatgtgcattgcaaaTGTGGATAAACATGGGTGGagttttgatcacaccattgtggccaccatcttgacttttttgaccacaccctgcagacacccctgggagATGAAGGGCTGTAGACTGGGAAACCATCTCAGAAAAAGACATTGCCAACCACCTCAAACCTTGTTGCCAAGAGAACTTCAAACCCTGCGGTTCTGTCACTTCAGaccatttttctgttttcagctaaTACCCCAGCCTTTGCCATTTTCAGCCAGAAATCACGATtaaaataacacaaaacaaaacttttaggGAAGGAGCACCGAGAAGATTGGACTGCCACTTCAGTGGGCCCTGGTCTCCCTTTTGGCTCTGTAAAGTTTGCTCCTCAGCCAGTGCCCGCACCAATCCCTTGCCATAAATTTCGTACCTAATTCACTCCTCTCAAAGTCCTTCTCGGTCCATGTACTTGGACTTTTTACTAAACAATTTTTAACAGCTTCGGGAATTTCAGAAGCCTGAcaacaagaaatgaaaaactgCCACTGCCGAGGCTGGATCAACTTCCAGTTCTAACGGGACTCGGGGCAAGTTTCAGAAGGGCAGTTCAAATTCCACCGTCCCCCAAACTCAGCAAAAAGTCGCTTTTTCGGGCCGGCGGCGCACGAGAGAGCAGTTTAATtaactcagggccgcaactagggcgtgtgtcacccggggcaaacatggattccgcacccattttggcgcccccccccccacgctcattttggcgccccaccagcgcggcgcccggggcacatgcccccgattgccccccccccccagttgcggccctgaattaACTCTTCCCGTATTGGGCTGCCTgccaacacccccacccccctttagAGAAAGAATCCCCGCTGGCTCTCCTGACGATCAAGGCTGCGCGTCAGCAGTTTAGTAAGCCCCTCCCAGGCGGTTTCTGCTGCCCAGGCTGCAAGGCCAAATTTCCCGCGAAGCACGAGATCAGCAGTGGTGGCGAAGACCCGAGGAGCTGCGAGCGCCATGACGATGCTTCTGGGGTACTGGGACATTAGAGGGGTGAGTTTCTGGGCCAGAAAGCGGGGGAGGGGCTTTCTTTCCCGGGTTCGCGCTCCTGCTGTGCCCGACTTCAGTTCCCTCGCCTCGTCTCTCCCACCAGTGGTGCCGGCGAGGCTGCAGATTGGACCCGAGGCGTGCAGGACCCTGGCCGCCTGTCCTGCGGGCGCTCGAACCGGCCGTTTGAAAAGGCGGGGGGATGCTCCTCTGCGCCCCAAGGGGTGGTGAGGCCTCTCTCTGTCTGCGGGGAATGGAAGGAGAGGCGACGGTCTCGCGGGTCTTTCATGGCCTCCCTCCGGGTCCCGGCGAGGCATTGCCAGCCTGGCTGCTGCAGAGCAGAGGGGTTTCTCCTGGACGCGTGCGTTTGTTCCGGGGGCCTGATTCGGTCACCTGAGCCTGCGGACCGAGTGAGCTCGCTGCCCGAAAGGAGCTTGCTTTGCTCCAGCTAAGCCtgcgcggccccttctttgtctTGGGAGAGGAGTGGGGTGTGCCGACCTACTGAATAGAGTTGGGAGTTAGATCTAAAGAAACGTTGCCGGGGTTGGGATGCAGAGGGAAGATGTGTGTAAAAATGTTCAAGTTAAAGCAGGTTAACATATTCAAGACAGCTTTTCACATTGCTCCTCTGCCACTTGGTTCTCACAATGACAACAGGTGGTCTTTCCTGGAGGAATCTTTCTTCCCAGGCATAGGTCAGTCTTCTTTTTCCTGTCCCATAGATAAAAGGTGGGGAAcataatttcaataaataaattcaagaaacAAACTTCCAGACTGTATACCACCTCCTGCTTTCCAAGATCACAGTCTAAAGTCAGTAGGAAATCcttttctttgttgctttttcaCAAAACAAAATCACCACCTGAAAAGGACATTTCCTGTGACTCCTGGCCCAAAGAAGTTGCCTGCCTTGCCTACATGTGAATACAATGGAATTTGAAAAGTGGTGACTATTATGcgtttgaagtgtgtgtgtgtatgtgtgaaacaGAAATCTCACTTTTTTTGTACTGATGAGTTTGGGGAATACTTAAGCCATCTGTACAAAAAAAGTGAGATTTCTGCTTCACACGTTCCTCTCCTTGGTCTCCCTATAATCCTATTAATAAAGGAAAATAGATGAGCTCATTTTGAGCTCCTTCAATCCTTTCCAATGCACTGGAAAGGATTGAAGGAGCTCAAAATGATATGGAAGAAAGATTAACAGGATTTCAGTAGCAGCGTTTCCTGCTGAAGTGGTTCTCGTTCATCCAGCCTAAATAGGggacctccagatatgttggactacagtttcTATCATTCTGCATGGCTATGCTGGGTAAGGATAATAGGAATTGTTTTAACATAACGTAACTGGAGAGCACCTGGTTGGGGAACACTGAATATGTGTTTTTCCTCTTCCAAACATCGTAAGTATACATTTATGTAATAGTTTTGAGCCCCTTCTGTCTCGATGCTCATGGGCATCTTTTGCTATTTACCAAGTGTGAAATATATAGATCTGGTCTTGGCAATCAGGAAGGAATGTGCAGATTATTCAGGGAGGAGTTCAGTCCTACAAAAGAAGAAGGATTGAGAAGAAagaaccctgccttgattttgcttgGTATGAGATGGAGTAgtgagaaactctgacaggctttcaagtgTCTGTCATCCTACCCTGAaaaaataaagagcattcctggaatccatgTTGTGTCCACTTCTTGACcttgtctacctcaaagggctgacatcaggttGCTTCCCATCTTGTGAAAAGTACATGAGAATGTTAGCTCTTCCCCACCCATCACGTGgcatttttgcttgttttctttacAGCTTGCCCATAGCATTCGACTGCTGCTCGAATACACAGGAACAACTTATGAAGATAAGTTATACAGCTGTGGAGAAGGTATGTGTGCCTTGCTGAGTTTGGTTTGTACTGAAGTCCTCTCCTCCCCTTTATTTCCTTCTGTGAATATAAATTGCTGTTGCATATAAACATCAGATCAGCCCTTCATTCAAAAGAAATTGTATTAGCTTCTAGCTATCATTTTGAATATTCTCAAGACAGTATGCGTGTTcttattcttgttgttgtttattcgttcagtcgcttccaactcttcgtgacttcatggaccagcccacgccagagcttcctgtcggtcgtcaacacccccagctcccccagggatgaatccatcacctctagaatatcatccatccatcttgcccttggtcggcccctcttccttttgccctccactctccctagcatcagcatcttctccagggtgtcctgtcttttcataatgtagccaaagtatttcagttttgcctttaatatcattccctcaagtgagcagtctggctttatttcctggaggatggactggtttgatcttcttgcagtccaaggcactctcagaattttcctccaac encodes:
- the LOC134493292 gene encoding glutathione S-transferase Mu 1-like, with amino-acid sequence MEVTLGYWDIRGLAHPIRLLLAYTRTPYEDKQYAVGEEVQSSEMKSENTSPRLGALGIVPNFDCSQWTSVKQKLGLDFPNLPYLIDGERKITQSNAILRYIARKHKMCGETEEEMTRVDMLENQLMDFRIAFATLCYSPDFEKLKPEYLELLPGKLKLYSQFLGDRKWFAGKMLSYVDFIAYDLFDAHQMLEPKCLDQFPNLKEFLHRFEALEKIAAYVKSSRCIKTPIFSKCAFWGNKKV